TCGTGATGCCCATGGCGCGGAAGATCAGCTCGCCCAGCATCGCGAAGGCCAGCAGCACGCAGGAGGCGACGATGCAGGCGACGCGCGCCATGTCGATCCGCTCGCTGGGGGAGTTGTCGGGCGTAATGGCCAGGAAGAGGGGCACCGCCGAAAGCGGCCCGCTGATCACGAACAGCGAGACGGGTGCGAGTAACAAAAACTCTACCGGTGACATCGCCTCCCACTATAGCGGAGGTTTCGGGTTTCGCCAGCCCCCATTGCCTGACGTTGGTGTGACATCTGGGTTAAATAGGCTTGACAGTTGCTGTTGAAGGATTGACAGGCGCCCCCTTTTCTCGATTATAATCGAATCCCTAGATGATTTTCGCACCGTCCTCCTCCACCGAAGACACTCAGGTCAACGACGAGAGGCCATCTTTTCGCCGGGTGCTGGTGCTCAACCGCAATTGGCAGGCGGTGAACATCATTGGCGTGCGGCGGGCCTTTACGCTGCTTTGGCAGGATCACGCGCGCGTGATCAATACGTTCGACGGCCAGTTCTTGCCGCTCTCCACTGTCGATTGGCTGGAATTCTCCGAAGCCGCCGCCAGCCGCAACCTGAAGGGCGCGGAGTGGGTCCGCACCATCCGCCGCAGCATCCTGATGCCCAAGGTGCTGCTGCTGAACGATTTTGACCGGCTGCCCATCACCGAGGTCAAGTTCAACCGCCAGAGCGTTTTTGAGCGCGACAACTTCACCTGCCAGTACACCGGGCAGACGTTTCGCGCCAAAGACCTGACGCTCGACCACGTGATCCCGCGCGAGCGGGGTGGGCGCACCTCCTGGGAAAACATCGTCACCTGCTCCCGGGAGATCAATGCGCGCAAGGCCAACCGGCTGCCCCACGAGGCGGGGCTGCGGCTGATCCGTAAGCCGAGCCGCCCCAAGTGGCGTCCTTTCGCGGCCATCGTCGCTGGTTCGGACATCGATGCCAGCTGGGCCCAATTCCTTCATGTTGAAAAAAGCGCGTCTTAAATACCTCAAGTTCCTGCAGGAAGAGCGCCCCCGCAATCGCCGGCTGCGCTCTCACCCGCTGATTGCTCAGCCCGTGCCCGCTCCCGGCACCTCCCGGGCAGTCCTGCAGAAAGCGCCTTGGACCGAAATGGTCGCGTAACCGCCCGCCCGGCGACACGCGACCTTTTTTGTTTTCAGGCATCTTGCGCGACCCGATCCGCCGCCGCGGACCAGGGTGGGGGAGAGATTCCTCCAAAAAGAGAGGCGGCTGGTGTTGATTCAGAAGGGTCCTGCCGCCGTGGCACACCCTCCGGTGTGCAGTTTAGTTGCGTGAGATTCCCGGGGTATCGGGCCTTGCGGCCCTCGACCCCGGGCTAAGTGATGGCATCCTTCCGGCACCAGCAAGCCGGGGCTGTCGCTGGCGTAGCGCAAGATTGAAGCTTGTAGGGATCTGCCTGCGGGAAGCTCGACCTCCAGATATTTGCGGCTTTGATCGCTGGCGTTGGGAATGTTTCGGCCCTGAAAGCCGAAAACCCCCTGTAGACTTCCGAGGGGCCGGTAGCACGACTCATCGTCTTGCGTTGGGTTCTCTTACTTTCGGAAGGGGGCAAGTCAAGGCGCGGAACAAGTGGTGCCCGCCAGCCACGAAACGTTTGCGCAAGGCGGCGCAGGTGGCTTTACTTGCGAGGAACTCCAGCCGATAACAGGACGCTTCATCTCATGCGTGCTTCCGCTTCCCGCCGCCGACCATCTGCCCCGCTGGGCAGCCTGCGCGCCAACCTGACCAACTGCATCATCGAGGGCACCTTTGCGACCCCGTGGGTCTTCCTCGCGCTGCCGGGTAACTTCCTGCTCTCGATGCTGCTGGTCGACCGCTTTGGGTTGGACAAGGCGACGTATGGCTGGATCGCCTCGCTGCCCTTTTGGGCCAACTTCCTGCAGGTGTTCATCGTGCCGTTTCTCGCGCGCTACCTCACGGGGCGCGACCTGGCGGTCAACATGGCGTGGTTCAACGTGGGGCTGTGGTTGACCTTCGTCGGCTTCCTGCCCTATGTGCCGACGGAAGACCCTGGGGCGGTGCGCGAGCTGATGCTGTTCTTCTTTACCGGCATCTGTATCACGGCCTCGCTGGTCACGGTCGGCTGGACGGCTTGGACGCGTGACTGGGTGCCCACACCCCTGCAGAGTCGTTACTTTGGCGTGCGCAACCGCTGGATCAACGCCGCCACGGTCGCCTACCTCGTGCTGGTGGCGGCTCTGGCCTACGATGCGGAGGGCTCTTCCATCCGGCACTTCCAGTGGCTGATCGGGATCGGGGTGGTGGCGCGCCTGGGCTCGGCCCTGTGGAACAACACCATCCGCACCCCCGGGAAGGATGGGGAGCTGAGCCGTGCGCACTTCTGGCAAAACCTGCGCTTGCTCAAGGGTGAGAAGGCGTTCTGGCGCTTCGTGATCTTTGCCGCCTGGGTGGGCTTCTGGATCAGCTTCATCAGCCCCTTTGTGCCCCTCTATGTCTATCGGCACCTCGACGGCACGGTCTTCCTCATGGCCACGCTCACGATCCTTTCGACCCTGATGGGCGCGATTGCGATGCCGCATGTCGGTCGACTGGTGGAGCGGCATGGCGCGCGGCCCGTGATCATGCTGTCGCTCGTGGCGTGGAAGGGCATGGACTATACGTGGCTGTTTCTCAACCCTGGCAACCGTTGGATCCTTTACCCGCTCTGGTGTTGGGGCGGCACGGTCTCGGTCGGCTACC
The sequence above is drawn from the Verrucomicrobiota bacterium JB022 genome and encodes:
- a CDS encoding HNH endonuclease, which codes for MIFAPSSSTEDTQVNDERPSFRRVLVLNRNWQAVNIIGVRRAFTLLWQDHARVINTFDGQFLPLSTVDWLEFSEAAASRNLKGAEWVRTIRRSILMPKVLLLNDFDRLPITEVKFNRQSVFERDNFTCQYTGQTFRAKDLTLDHVIPRERGGRTSWENIVTCSREINARKANRLPHEAGLRLIRKPSRPKWRPFAAIVAGSDIDASWAQFLHVEKSAS
- a CDS encoding MFS transporter, which gives rise to MRASASRRRPSAPLGSLRANLTNCIIEGTFATPWVFLALPGNFLLSMLLVDRFGLDKATYGWIASLPFWANFLQVFIVPFLARYLTGRDLAVNMAWFNVGLWLTFVGFLPYVPTEDPGAVRELMLFFFTGICITASLVTVGWTAWTRDWVPTPLQSRYFGVRNRWINAATVAYLVLVAALAYDAEGSSIRHFQWLIGIGVVARLGSALWNNTIRTPGKDGELSRAHFWQNLRLLKGEKAFWRFVIFAAWVGFWISFISPFVPLYVYRHLDGTVFLMATLTILSTLMGAIAMPHVGRLVERHGARPVIMLSLVAWKGMDYTWLFLNPGNRWILYPLWCWGGTVSVGYLLGIFLLLMKLVPRHAKSAAISIHLAITSLGTAMGPVAAGWFLSQGQNWGLDEATLFRIGFALSFTFTIASILILRPVQEPNVKGEASMLGTMRSLRQLMLYTGMGAFLNTNLSRRHGR